A section of the Streptosporangiales bacterium genome encodes:
- a CDS encoding cupin domain-containing protein: MARAVTRTDATHYEVQLRRRKAILDEARRHRTTVVRASDVVMEDMSSRGSRRGVYIGAESRRPAKVLDAALHEIPAGGRTTTHRHSWDAIMFVVAGQGWTEINGRRIHWRPWDTVYLPSWAWHRQGNDDQEGREARFLTWSVAPMYEYFGVAVLEDAGDDVSAFGPPPTSTPPTGDVTDPYLERMRRLSSAQWRPEAYRLNTRWEDATPRVTKRGARSTFLVDESIGYRTSGLTAVMHELAPGLWQAKHRHGGEAYLYVVNGNGHTEVDGESYSWSTGDLVVVDHWCWHQHFNDDEEKSARLIRVHNYDSLYNMMRILLDPLDLLEELPDLSDAPDLNDFVWPDPMEGRPPW, encoded by the coding sequence ATGGCAAGGGCGGTGACGCGGACCGACGCAACGCACTACGAGGTTCAGCTGCGTCGGCGGAAGGCGATACTCGACGAGGCGCGCCGGCACCGCACGACCGTGGTTCGCGCGTCCGATGTGGTGATGGAGGACATGTCCTCGCGGGGCAGCCGGCGCGGGGTGTACATCGGGGCCGAGAGCCGCCGGCCGGCGAAGGTGCTCGACGCCGCCTTGCACGAGATCCCCGCGGGCGGTCGTACGACGACCCACCGGCATTCCTGGGACGCCATCATGTTCGTGGTCGCGGGCCAGGGATGGACCGAGATCAACGGACGACGTATCCACTGGCGGCCGTGGGACACCGTGTACCTCCCGTCGTGGGCCTGGCACCGGCAGGGCAACGACGACCAGGAGGGACGGGAAGCTCGCTTCCTCACCTGGAGCGTCGCGCCGATGTACGAGTACTTCGGCGTGGCCGTGCTCGAGGACGCGGGCGACGACGTGTCCGCGTTCGGCCCGCCTCCCACGTCGACGCCGCCCACGGGCGACGTCACCGACCCGTACCTGGAGCGGATGCGCCGGCTCTCGTCAGCGCAATGGCGCCCTGAGGCGTACCGGCTGAACACACGCTGGGAGGACGCGACGCCGCGGGTCACCAAGCGCGGCGCGCGCAGCACCTTTCTGGTCGACGAGTCCATCGGCTACCGGACGTCGGGGTTGACCGCGGTGATGCACGAGCTCGCGCCCGGGCTGTGGCAAGCGAAGCACCGGCACGGGGGAGAGGCATACCTCTACGTCGTCAACGGCAACGGACACACCGAGGTCGACGGGGAGTCGTACAGCTGGTCGACAGGGGACCTCGTGGTCGTCGACCACTGGTGCTGGCACCAGCACTTCAACGACGACGAGGAGAAGTCGGCCCGATTGATCCGCGTGCACAACTACGACTCGCTGTACAACATGATGCGCATCCTCCTCGATCCGCTCGATCTACTCGAGGAGTTGCCCGACCTCTCGGACGCGCCGGACCTGAACGACTTCGTCTGGCCAGATCCGATGGAGGGGCGTCCGCCGTGGTGA